In Sorangium aterium, the genomic stretch CCTTGCGGGTGCTGCAGCACGCGCAGCGCAGCGGGGCCCAGCGCGTCGTCTTCGCCTCGTCCGGGTGCGCGCCCTACGGCAGCGACCCGCCGCGGCCCGTCCACGAGGAGCACCTCGCGCTCGATGTCCACACGCCTTACCAGGCGACCAAGCTGCTCGGCGAGCTCTATTGCAATTATTTTTGCGATCATTCGGCCGGCCACGAAGGGCTGAGCACCGTGCGGGTGCGCCCCTTCAACTCGTATGGTCCGGGCGAGGTCCCTGGCCGATACCGCAATGTGATCCCCAACTTCGTCTACTGGGCCCTGCGCGGCGAGCCGCTGCCGATCACCGGGACGGGAGAGGAGACCCGCTCGTTCACCTACGTGGGCGACATCGTCGATGGGTTTCTCCGGGCGGGCGCCGCGCCGGCCGCCTCGGGCGAGGCGTTCAACCTGGCGTCTGGCGAGGAGATCGCCATCATCGACGTCGCGAAAGCCATCAATGAAATGACGGGCAACCGCGCCGGCGTCCGGTTCGTCGAGCGCCGAGCGTGGGATACGCAGCGCCGTCGGGTCGCGTCCACCGACAAGGCCCGTCGCGTCCTGGGCTTCGAGGCGCACACGGGCCTGCGCGAGGGGCTCGCGCGCACCGTGGCGTGGTTCCGCGAGCGCTGGGACCAGATCGAGGCCGAGGCGCGCTTCTAGGGACATGCGCGTCGCGCTCTGGGGCCCCCTCCCGCCGCCCGCCGGCGGAATCACGCGGTGGATGCGCAATTACCTCGACGCGGCGGCAGCGGCGGGCATCGAGGCGGACGTCATCGACACCTCGCCACGAGGCGCCTCGATCGATCCGACGAGCAGGCTTCGCCCCGCGCGCGTGGTCCGCGCGGGCGAAGCGCTGGCTGCGCTTCAGCGTCTGCTCGCGCGACGCCGGCCGGATGTCGTCCATCTGTGCACCACCCTGTTCTGGGCGACCGCGCGCGACGGCCTCGCGGTGGAGCTGTGTCGTCGCGCGGGTGTGCCCGCCGTGCTCCACCTGCGCTTGTCACCGCAGATCATCGCCTGGCATCGGACTCTGCCGTGGCCGGCTCGGCAGGCCGTGCGCGCCGTGCTGGGCCGCGCTGCAGCCGTCATCACGCTCTCGGAGGAGCTGCGGTGTTACGTGCAGGCCTTGGTTCCAGGGAGCCATGTCGTCCGGATCGCCAACCCGGTCGACACCGACGGCTTCCACCCCGCAGCCGCGCCGCGCTCGCCCGGCCAGCCGCTGCGGGTGCTCTTCGCGGGGCTCGTCACGCCGCAGAAGGGGGTCCTCGAGCTCGCGCGGGCCGTGCTGGCGGTCGAGGGCCTGACCCTCGCGCTGGTGGGGCCTCGCGACGCAGGCGGCGCTGCCGGCCCGTCCCGCCGCCTCGACGAGGCGCTCGCGGAGCTCGAGCGGCAGGGACGCCTGAGCCTGCTCGGCGAGATGCCCGAAGACGCGATGCCCGCGGTCTACCGCGACGCGGACGTCTTCTGTCTACCGAGCCATGGCGAGGGCCTGCCCAACGCGTTGCTGGAGGCGATGGCCAGCGGCCTGCCCTGCGTCGTCACGCCGGTCGGCGCAGTGCCGGAGGTGATCCAGGGCGAGGGCGGTCGGGTGGCCCTCCTGGTGGCGCCGAGAGACGAGGAGGCGCTGCGGGGTGCGCTCCGCTCCCTGCGCGACGACCCTTCCCTGCGGGCGCAGCTCGGCGAGGCTGCGCGCCGGCGCGCCGTGCACCGCTATGCGAGCAGGACGATCATGGCGGAGTACGCCGCGCTGTATGCGCAGCTCGCAGCGGGCTGCTGAACCCTAGTTCGCAGCCGCCGGCCGTTCGGCCGGAGAGTAGCGGAGCACCATCACGGTGACGTCATCACGAAGCCGCTGCCCTGCCATGGGGCCCACGAGGCCCTTCACGATGGTGCTCGGCGACAACCCTTGCGCCGCGAGCGCGTGGAACCGCTCTGCCAGCCCCTGGGTCTCCAGCATTCCGCCTGCGGGGGTGACAGACTCCGTGAGCCCATCGGTGTACAGCAGCATCGTGTCTCCGGCGCCTATCTCTATCACGTCGTCCCGGAGCAGCGCCGTGATGTCGTCCTCGATCCCGATCCACATCCCGCTGGTCTCGACGAGCTCCACCGTGTTGGAGAGCGCCCTGTGGATCAAGATGTCGAGGTGGAGGCCTGCGTAGCGGACCTTCCCGCGGCCGAGCTCCAGCGCGACGATCGTCATGTACTGATCGGGGCTCACGCGGAGCAGGTTCTCCCGGACCGCGCGGTTCGCCCGGCTCAGCACGACTGCAGGGGTGAGAGGCTCGCCGTCGCGCGGCGACGTCGTCAGGATGGTCCGTACGGCGGTCTGGACCATCATCATCGTCAGGCCGGCGGTGACCCCATGGCCGGATACATCGCCGATGAGGACCCAGCTGCTCCCGCCCGTCTGGACCACGTCGTAGTAGTCGCCGCCGACGCTCTCGGCCGGCGTCATCAGGGCGGCCATGTCGTAGTCCTTCAGACGATTCTGCTGCGGCAGGAGCACCGTCTGTATCTTGCGCGCGAGATCCATCTCGCTCCACAGCTCCGCGACCAGGCGTCTGAGCTCGGCGGTGCGCTCGGCGACGAGCGCTTCGAGGTTCTCGTTCGCCCGCCGGAGCTCCTGCGATGCGGCCTCCAGCCGCCCGTAGAGCATCGCGTTCTCGAGGGACACGGCGGCTTGCGTCGCGAGGAATTGCAAGAGCCCGCACCGCGCAGGGCTGAACGCCTCCGCGGTGATGCGGTTCTCCAGGTACAGGACGCCGGTGACCTTTCCGCCCTGGAGCATCGGAGCGCACATCACCGACTTGGGTCGAGCCTGCGTGAAGTACCGGTCAGAGGCGAAGCGCATGTCACGGTGCGCGTCCGTGAGGACGGTCAGCTCGCCCGTGCGCGCCACGTAGCGCACGAGCGACTCCGGGACCTCCGAGCCGCCCCGCAGCGCACGGGCGTCGAGCTTTATCGTATCGGGATCGATGGTCATGCTCGCCTCCAGGGTGAGCACCCCGGCGCGATCGAGGATCAAGCACCCCCGCTGGGCTCCGGCGTTCTCGAGCAGCGTCCGCATCAGCCGCTCGAGCAGCCGATCGATGACGAGCTCCGTGGAGATCGCCTCGGTCGCGCGGATGGCCGCCGTGAGGTCGAGGCTCTCGCCTGGACGAAGCGTGCTGGAGGTCTGGCCGGTCGTCTGGCTTGTCGTCCTTGGCAGGCTCGCTGCCGTTTCGTCTGCTGGATTGAGGGGGGATGCGCGCGCCGCGCTGCTCCGGAGCACGTGAGCGTATTTCGACTTCAGCTCCTCGACCTTGCACGTCCCACCCCAGCGTTGGTACACGTAGATCGCTTCGGCCAGGTAGGCGCCCGCTACCTTGCTCCTGCGCTCGTCCAGGTGAAATCGGCCAGCCAGCTCGTTGCCAATGGCCTCGGCGTGCGCGAAGCCGTGCTCCTGGGCGAGGGCTATCGCGCGATCGTACAGATCCAGCGCGCCTTCGGTGCGCCGCTCGATCCGCGAGATCTCCGCCTGCGCCAGCGCGGCGCGGTGCGCGAAGTTGGCGGGCGAGGACAGCGCCCAGGCTTCGAGCGTGGCAGCGTCGGCGCGCAGGCGATCCAGGAGTCCGGCGCGCTCTTCCGGAGCCGCGGTGCGGGTCAGCTCGGCCAGGATCAGCGCCCGATAAAAGACGTGCTCGGCGTGATAGAAGAAGCCAGGGACCAGCTTGCAGCTGTCGCTGGTGGCCAGGGCATCCCGGAAGCGGCCAGCGAGATACTGGGCGGTCGTCTTCGCGACCCCGTAAATCGCCAGCGTCGGCAGCGGCGCAGAGGCCATGAAGGCGCTCTCGTCGAAATCCGCGCTCTCCAGGGTTGCGGGGTGTCGAGTCTGGCCAGTCAGCGCCCGGATGGCCTGTTGGGCGACCTTGCAGATGCCCTGGTTGACGACGTCACCCGTCCTGTCCGCGAGGTCGCGGGCGGTCGAGAGGCTGTCCTCCAGGTCGTGCAAGCTCTCGCCGGCATACATGCGATAGTATAGGATGAACGCAGCGCAGTAAGACGCGTAGATCTGGTCGCCCATCTCGAGGCTGATCCTCAGCCCTGACCGCAACACCTCCAGGCTGTGCGATATGTGTTGACGCCAGTGGGCGATGAAGACCCCGAAGAGGAAATGAACCTGACCCTTGCTGGCCGGACTGCCGCCGCGGGTCGCTAGCTCCAGGCCCAGCCGGCCGAAGCGAAACGCGTGCTCCCGGCTGCCCGTGATGGCGAGGTGGACGATCGCGTACTGCGCATAGAAGAAGCCCGCGAGCGGCGCCGTGCCCCGACGGAGCAGCTGGACTCCCTTGAGCACGAGCAGGAAATGAAGCTCTGGAATGGCCTGGAACGCTGCCGGAATGCTGGTGGCCAGGGTGTGGAGCACCGCGAGCTCGCGGGCGTCGCTCATCACCGACACCGTCTCCAGAGACTCGATCTCGGACTCCGCTATCGCAGATTGATACGCTCCGAACTCGGCGCCGATCGCCGCGCCGAGAGCCGCCTTGTCTTCTAGAGGAGGCAACTCCAGATCCAGGAGCCTCAGCGCGTCGATGCCCTTCGCGCACGCGACGTCGAGCCTGCCCGTGTTGGTGAGCAGGAGCACCTCGAGGTTGCGCCCCATGACCCGATCCACCACCGACCGCGCGTTCCGCTCCACGACATGGAGCAGCCCGAACGCGGAGTCGAGGTTCCCGGTCAGGTACTCGCACTCCGCCATGGTCAGGTGAGCGGCGCAGACGACCTCGTACTCTTCAATCCACCCCGCCTCTCCGAGCACGTCGAGCGCCGCCCTCAGGTAGTGCGCCGCCGCGTCGGGCGCCGCGCGAGCGCGCGCCTTGCGGCCGGCGTTCAAATTCAAGCGCGCGAGCCCGCGCCGCTCGGCCGGCTCGACGATCAGGCGCGCGCCGCGGTTCAAGTGATCCACGATCGCGAACAGCTCACGATCGCCCGGATCTGCGCCGCCGCGCTCCCGCAGCAGCCGACCGACGCGCAGGTGGATGGCGTCCCGCTCCTCCGGGCCGAACAGCGAGTAGGCCGCCTGCTGGACGCGATCGTGCGAGAAGCGGAACGCGGCGTCGAGCGCGCCGTCGACCCTCCCGGTCGCGTCGTGATGAGCCTCGGCCCTGTAGCGGTAT encodes the following:
- a CDS encoding NAD-dependent epimerase/dehydratase family protein; this encodes MQGYKDRRIIVTGGAGAIGGSLTAALAEAGAEVIVVDDLSSSSRWGIPAQRNVRFVEGSVVDDGVLAAVFREQPSHVFHLAALFANQNSVDNPERDLEVNGLGTLRVLQHAQRSGAQRVVFASSGCAPYGSDPPRPVHEEHLALDVHTPYQATKLLGELYCNYFCDHSAGHEGLSTVRVRPFNSYGPGEVPGRYRNVIPNFVYWALRGEPLPITGTGEETRSFTYVGDIVDGFLRAGAAPAASGEAFNLASGEEIAIIDVAKAINEMTGNRAGVRFVERRAWDTQRRRVASTDKARRVLGFEAHTGLREGLARTVAWFRERWDQIEAEARF
- a CDS encoding glycosyltransferase family 4 protein, translating into MRVALWGPLPPPAGGITRWMRNYLDAAAAAGIEADVIDTSPRGASIDPTSRLRPARVVRAGEALAALQRLLARRRPDVVHLCTTLFWATARDGLAVELCRRAGVPAVLHLRLSPQIIAWHRTLPWPARQAVRAVLGRAAAVITLSEELRCYVQALVPGSHVVRIANPVDTDGFHPAAAPRSPGQPLRVLFAGLVTPQKGVLELARAVLAVEGLTLALVGPRDAGGAAGPSRRLDEALAELERQGRLSLLGEMPEDAMPAVYRDADVFCLPSHGEGLPNALLEAMASGLPCVVTPVGAVPEVIQGEGGRVALLVAPRDEEALRGALRSLRDDPSLRAQLGEAARRRAVHRYASRTIMAEYAALYAQLAAGC
- a CDS encoding AAA family ATPase, with amino-acid sequence MSTLSDRYTLNAKVRETQSSEVYRGYRTIDGASVLVKLLRSERPTALELARLRHEYDVLTWLDTPEVVKAIGLERHGHGLALVMEDAGDASVDKLIRSGRLDLPRSLELALAMARTLAAVHRRHVIHKDIKPHHFFVTDGPSSLVLVDFGIATRLSQKVDALSGVTQLEGTLAYIAPEQTGRMNRSVDFRADLYSLGVTLYELFTGALPFDASDPLELVHSHIARSPRAPVASRPDLPPVLSDVILKLLSKTVEQRYQTAAGLQHDLQRILDQVKQAGAAEVFGLGQRDRSDELSIPEKLYGRERDLDALLEGFGRAKQGRSELVLLSGQAGVGKSALVEELHQHILGRAYFGAGKFDSLARSVPYGPIAHACRALVRSVLAEPPGVLEQRRREILEAVGPNAGLLTDLIPELKHVVGEHPPVPALGPTESQRRFEHVFLSFLGALAAEEHPLVLFLDDLQWADASSTRLLQHVLTAAGARHVLVIGAYRELEIDAAHPLSLLLQELRQAGVRRREITLGPLGPPHIAHLLSDTLGCGFEAVSGLSAALFEKTRGNPFFLAQFLTALHRDGLLRFDHADLAWRWDTGRVWERLATDNVIDFMVSELRRLPQSSQDVLRFAACVGHNFDMATLAVVSQRSHSDVADHLWEALRQGFIASLDGKYRYRAEAHHDATGRVDGALDAAFRFSHDRVQQAAYSLFGPEERDAIHLRVGRLLRERGGADPGDRELFAIVDHLNRGARLIVEPAERRGLARLNLNAGRKARARAAPDAAAHYLRAALDVLGEAGWIEEYEVVCAAHLTMAECEYLTGNLDSAFGLLHVVERNARSVVDRVMGRNLEVLLLTNTGRLDVACAKGIDALRLLDLELPPLEDKAALGAAIGAEFGAYQSAIAESEIESLETVSVMSDARELAVLHTLATSIPAAFQAIPELHFLLVLKGVQLLRRGTAPLAGFFYAQYAIVHLAITGSREHAFRFGRLGLELATRGGSPASKGQVHFLFGVFIAHWRQHISHSLEVLRSGLRISLEMGDQIYASYCAAFILYYRMYAGESLHDLEDSLSTARDLADRTGDVVNQGICKVAQQAIRALTGQTRHPATLESADFDESAFMASAPLPTLAIYGVAKTTAQYLAGRFRDALATSDSCKLVPGFFYHAEHVFYRALILAELTRTAAPEERAGLLDRLRADAATLEAWALSSPANFAHRAALAQAEISRIERRTEGALDLYDRAIALAQEHGFAHAEAIGNELAGRFHLDERRSKVAGAYLAEAIYVYQRWGGTCKVEELKSKYAHVLRSSAARASPLNPADETAASLPRTTSQTTGQTSSTLRPGESLDLTAAIRATEAISTELVIDRLLERLMRTLLENAGAQRGCLILDRAGVLTLEASMTIDPDTIKLDARALRGGSEVPESLVRYVARTGELTVLTDAHRDMRFASDRYFTQARPKSVMCAPMLQGGKVTGVLYLENRITAEAFSPARCGLLQFLATQAAVSLENAMLYGRLEAASQELRRANENLEALVAERTAELRRLVAELWSEMDLARKIQTVLLPQQNRLKDYDMAALMTPAESVGGDYYDVVQTGGSSWVLIGDVSGHGVTAGLTMMMVQTAVRTILTTSPRDGEPLTPAVVLSRANRAVRENLLRVSPDQYMTIVALELGRGKVRYAGLHLDILIHRALSNTVELVETSGMWIGIEDDITALLRDDVIEIGAGDTMLLYTDGLTESVTPAGGMLETQGLAERFHALAAQGLSPSTIVKGLVGPMAGQRLRDDVTVMVLRYSPAERPAAAN